A region of Haloplanus sp. XH21 DNA encodes the following proteins:
- the gyrA gene encoding DNA gyrase subunit A, producing the protein MSSDAPDHDQDVPASRVETARIEQEMEQSYIDYAMSVIAGRALPDARDGLKPVHRRILYAMHEAGVTARASHRKSSSVVGETMGDFHPHGDSAIYDALARMAQDFSMREPLVDGQGNFGSIDGDPPAAMRYTEARMSPIAEELLADIGKDTVDFSPNYDGRKQEPDVLPAAFPNLLVNGSSGIAVGMSTNVPPHNLGEVIDATIHLIDNPDCTVEDLMEHVVAPDFPTGANIVGRNAIYKAYKTGRGRLRVRAELETSEDRIVITELPYQANKSRLIERIADDVNDGKLDGIRDLRDESDRDGIRIVVELKRGANPDVVENQLLESHLETTFGVINLALVDGQPKVLDLKETLEVYLDHRREVVRRRSEYDLEEAEDRAHILEGRLTALENADDVVELIQDAEDRDAAKAALKAAYGFSDDQVDHIVAMQLGSLTSMETAAIEEEYESVQEEIDRLETILENESELLGVIKDELREIKSSYADERRTRIIEDTGEVTDEDLIPQEDTLVVVSEDDYIKRMSLSTFKAQNRGGKGIIGADLKEDDRVSSVFLANTHDYLLCFTNQGQVYKLKTYQVPEMSRTARGKSAVNLLDLDEGEEIEAVVDCDDLEAGTGRYLTMATRNGRVKRTAVEEFGNILSTGIRAIRLAEDDALVDVELTDGDTDLVVASAGGMSIRFAESEVRSMGRDARGVGGIKLAADDHVVGIAAIGDDHDWLLTVTDNGYGKRTPVDAYRQQSRYGKGLIDIKTSDRNGPACAIDAVTPGDQLVVMSEDGQIIRTPVEDISTVGRNTMGVIVMSLDAGDSVASVAVIPSDRAESSD; encoded by the coding sequence ATGAGCTCTGACGCTCCCGACCACGACCAGGACGTCCCGGCCTCGCGCGTCGAGACGGCGCGCATCGAACAGGAGATGGAGCAGTCCTACATCGACTACGCGATGTCCGTCATCGCGGGACGAGCGCTCCCGGACGCACGGGACGGCCTGAAGCCCGTCCACCGGCGCATCCTCTATGCGATGCACGAGGCTGGCGTCACCGCGCGCGCCTCCCACCGGAAATCGTCGTCCGTCGTCGGCGAGACGATGGGTGACTTCCACCCCCACGGGGACAGCGCCATCTACGACGCCCTGGCGCGGATGGCCCAGGACTTCTCGATGCGCGAACCGCTCGTCGACGGCCAGGGCAACTTCGGCTCCATCGACGGCGACCCGCCCGCAGCCATGCGCTACACCGAGGCCCGGATGTCGCCCATCGCCGAGGAACTCCTGGCGGACATCGGGAAAGACACCGTCGACTTCTCGCCGAACTACGACGGCCGCAAGCAGGAACCCGACGTGTTGCCGGCGGCGTTCCCCAACCTCCTCGTCAACGGATCGTCGGGCATCGCGGTGGGCATGTCGACGAACGTCCCGCCGCACAACCTCGGTGAGGTGATCGATGCGACGATCCACCTCATCGACAACCCCGACTGCACCGTCGAGGACCTGATGGAACACGTCGTCGCACCGGACTTCCCGACCGGCGCGAACATCGTCGGCCGCAACGCCATCTACAAGGCGTACAAGACGGGGCGCGGCCGCCTGCGCGTGCGGGCGGAACTCGAGACGAGCGAGGACCGCATCGTCATCACGGAACTGCCGTACCAGGCGAACAAGTCCCGCCTCATCGAGCGCATCGCCGACGACGTGAACGACGGCAAACTCGACGGCATCCGCGACCTGCGCGACGAATCCGACCGCGACGGCATCCGCATCGTCGTCGAACTCAAACGCGGGGCGAACCCGGACGTGGTCGAGAACCAACTGCTCGAATCCCACCTCGAAACCACCTTCGGCGTCATCAACCTCGCCCTCGTCGACGGCCAGCCGAAGGTGCTCGACCTCAAGGAGACCCTGGAAGTCTACCTCGACCACCGCCGCGAGGTGGTGCGCCGCCGCAGCGAGTACGACCTCGAAGAGGCCGAGGACCGCGCACACATCCTCGAAGGGCGGCTCACCGCCCTCGAAAACGCCGACGACGTGGTCGAACTCATCCAGGACGCCGAGGACCGCGACGCCGCGAAAGCGGCGCTCAAGGCCGCGTACGGCTTCTCGGACGATCAGGTCGACCACATCGTCGCGATGCAGCTCGGTAGCCTCACGTCGATGGAGACGGCCGCCATCGAGGAGGAGTACGAGTCGGTCCAGGAAGAGATCGACCGCCTGGAAACGATCCTCGAGAACGAATCGGAGCTCCTCGGCGTCATCAAAGACGAACTCCGCGAGATCAAATCGTCCTACGCCGACGAGCGCCGCACCCGCATCATCGAGGACACGGGCGAAGTGACCGACGAGGACCTCATCCCCCAGGAGGACACCCTCGTCGTCGTCAGCGAGGACGACTACATCAAGCGGATGTCGCTGTCGACGTTCAAGGCCCAGAACCGGGGCGGCAAGGGGATCATCGGCGCCGACCTCAAGGAAGACGACCGCGTCTCCTCCGTCTTCCTCGCGAACACCCACGACTACCTGCTCTGTTTCACCAACCAGGGCCAGGTGTACAAGCTCAAGACGTACCAGGTGCCGGAGATGAGCCGCACCGCCCGCGGCAAGTCGGCGGTGAACCTGCTCGATCTCGACGAGGGCGAGGAGATCGAGGCGGTCGTCGACTGCGACGACCTCGAAGCCGGCACGGGGCGCTATCTCACGATGGCGACCCGGAACGGCCGGGTGAAACGCACCGCCGTCGAGGAGTTCGGCAACATCCTCTCGACCGGCATCCGGGCCATCCGCCTCGCCGAGGACGACGCGCTCGTCGACGTCGAGTTGACCGACGGCGACACGGATCTGGTCGTCGCCAGCGCCGGCGGCATGAGCATTCGCTTCGCGGAGTCGGAAGTCCGGTCGATGGGCCGGGACGCCCGCGGCGTCGGCGGCATCAAACTCGCGGCCGACGACCACGTCGTCGGGATCGCCGCGATCGGTGACGACCACGACTGGTTGCTCACCGTCACCGACAACGGTTACGGGAAGCGGACGCCGGTCGACGCCTACCGCCAGCAGTCACGGTACGGCAAGGGCCTGATCGACATCAAAACGTCCGATCGCAACGGTCCCGCCTGCGCCATCGACGCCGTGACACCGGGCGATCAGCTCGTCGTGATGAGCGAGGACGGCCAGATCATCCGCACGCCCGTCGAGGATATCTCGACGGTCGGCCGCAACACGATGGGCGTCATCGTGATGTCGCTCGACGCCGGCGATTCGGTCGCCTCCGTCGCCGTGATCCCGTCCGACCGCGCGGAGAGTAGCGACTAG
- the gyrB gene encoding DNA topoisomerase (ATP-hydrolyzing) subunit B — translation MADEQEYGAGQIQVLEGLQAVRKRPAMYIGSTDDRGLHHLVYEVVDNAIDEALAGYCDAIGVTVHDDGSVSVTDNGRGIPVDIHEQYDRPAVEVIMTVLHAGGKFDSKSYQVSGGLHGVGVSVVNALSSTLEVTVKRDGAVWEHRFDHGEPVPDAFERVRDLEDDEETGTTIRFWPDEDIFEHTDFSFETLATRLRELAFLNSGVEISLDDERDGESVEFRYEGGIREFVEYLNETKTALHDDVIYFSDDEQDITVEVAMQATDELQGSIHAFANNINTREGGTHLTGFKTALTRVVNDYATDNGLLGDIDGTLKGEDVREGLTAVISVKHPDPQFEGQTKTKLGNSEVRGIVESAVHQELGTFFEENPDTARAIVGKAVEAAKARKAAKKAEELTRRKSALESTALPGKLADCQSKDPTESELFVVEGDSAGGSAKQGRDRKNQAILPLKGKILNVEKHRLDRILENDEIRALITAIGTGIGEEFDIDDARYHRIILMTDADVDGAHIRTLLLTLLYRHMKPLLEAGYVYAAKPPLYRVRYRGETYDAMSEAERDRIIEEKCNGNPDQVQRFKGLGEMNPDQLWDTTMNPENRILKRITVEDAAAADRMFSVLMGDAVEPRKQFIKEHAGDAEWVDI, via the coding sequence ATGGCTGACGAACAAGAGTACGGAGCCGGGCAGATACAGGTTCTGGAAGGCCTCCAGGCCGTCCGGAAACGCCCGGCGATGTATATCGGTTCGACGGACGATCGCGGACTTCACCATCTCGTCTACGAAGTCGTCGACAACGCGATCGACGAGGCACTAGCGGGCTACTGTGACGCCATCGGGGTAACCGTCCACGACGACGGGTCCGTGAGCGTCACGGACAACGGGCGGGGGATCCCCGTCGACATCCACGAACAGTACGACCGGCCGGCGGTGGAGGTCATCATGACCGTCCTCCACGCCGGCGGGAAGTTCGACAGCAAGTCCTACCAGGTGTCCGGCGGCCTGCACGGCGTCGGCGTCAGCGTCGTCAACGCGCTCTCCTCGACGCTCGAAGTCACCGTCAAACGCGACGGCGCCGTCTGGGAACACCGGTTCGACCACGGCGAACCCGTCCCCGACGCCTTCGAGCGAGTACGTGACCTCGAGGACGACGAGGAGACGGGGACCACCATTCGCTTCTGGCCCGACGAGGACATCTTCGAACACACCGACTTCTCCTTCGAGACGCTCGCGACCCGGCTCCGCGAACTCGCCTTCCTCAACTCCGGCGTCGAGATCTCTCTCGACGACGAACGCGACGGCGAGTCCGTCGAGTTCCGCTACGAGGGTGGGATCCGCGAGTTCGTCGAGTATCTCAACGAGACCAAGACCGCCCTCCACGACGACGTGATCTACTTCTCGGACGACGAGCAGGACATCACCGTCGAGGTGGCGATGCAGGCCACCGACGAACTCCAGGGGTCGATCCACGCCTTCGCCAACAACATCAACACGCGCGAGGGCGGGACCCACCTCACCGGGTTCAAGACGGCGCTCACGCGCGTCGTCAACGACTACGCCACCGACAACGGCTTGCTGGGCGACATCGACGGCACCCTCAAGGGCGAGGACGTTCGCGAGGGGCTGACGGCCGTCATCTCCGTGAAACATCCCGACCCGCAGTTCGAGGGACAGACCAAGACTAAACTCGGCAACTCGGAGGTCCGCGGCATCGTCGAGAGCGCGGTCCACCAGGAGCTCGGGACCTTCTTCGAGGAGAACCCTGACACCGCGCGCGCCATCGTCGGCAAGGCCGTCGAGGCGGCGAAGGCCCGGAAAGCGGCGAAGAAGGCGGAGGAACTCACCCGCCGCAAGAGCGCCCTGGAGTCGACGGCGCTCCCCGGCAAACTCGCCGACTGCCAGTCCAAGGATCCCACCGAGTCCGAACTGTTCGTCGTCGAGGGGGACAGCGCCGGCGGCAGCGCGAAACAGGGGCGTGACCGCAAGAATCAGGCCATCCTCCCGCTCAAGGGGAAGATCCTGAACGTCGAGAAACACCGGCTCGACCGAATCCTCGAGAACGACGAGATTCGCGCCCTCATCACCGCCATCGGCACGGGCATCGGCGAGGAGTTCGACATCGACGACGCGCGCTATCACCGCATCATCCTGATGACCGACGCCGACGTGGACGGTGCCCACATCCGAACGCTCCTGCTGACGCTTCTCTACCGGCACATGAAGCCGCTGCTGGAAGCGGGCTACGTCTACGCGGCCAAGCCGCCGCTCTACCGGGTTCGCTACCGTGGCGAGACGTACGACGCCATGAGCGAGGCGGAGCGCGACCGCATCATCGAAGAGAAATGCAACGGCAACCCCGATCAAGTCCAGCGATTCAAGGGACTCGGCGAGATGAACCCCGATCAGCTCTGGGACACGACGATGAACCCCGAAAACCGGATCCTGAAGCGCATCACCGTCGAGGACGCCGCGGCCGCGGACCGCATGTTCTCGGTGCTGATGGGTGACGCGGTCGAACCGCGCAAGCAGTTCATCAAAGAGCACGCCGGCGACGCGGAGTGGGTCGATATATGA
- a CDS encoding DNA topoisomerase VI subunit B, which yields MTSFQSTLGEEAGIAEELAENQRAISIAEFFEKNKHMLGFDSGARGLVTAVKEAVDNALDATEEAGIAPDIYVEIAEAGDYYRLIVEDNGPGITREQIPRVFGKLLYGSRFHAREQSRGQQGIGISAAVLYSQLTSGKPAKITSRTRGSDEAQYFELVVDTDDNEPEIRSEQTTSWDRPHGTRIELEMEANMRARAQLHDYIKHTAVVNPHARVELREPGLDEPLKFERGTDQLPAETEEIRPHPHGVELGTLLKMLEATESYSVSGFLQGEFTRVGGKTSTKVCDRFRDRHYGREMAWATPSVAPGTVDDIDVEDALVDAVANKSSDATDWFAEQVTETVGDRERIAHHVLVEIVGNVADAAEDEFDETFGDTVRENAVAAAWDELTHPDLLTASLYERIDDATSTRKDDAAIQGLAERVAEKFAEADDPRHRATRDELAGYVDRSADRVAEATEATFGDTARENVVESLWAVMWTVPDDLPKVKAAAGDRDTASELLEAMRETDILAPPTDSLSPITADLVEAGLRKEFDADFFAAATRDAEVHGGDPFIVEAGIAYGGDLPSDGSAQVMRFANRVPLVYQRGACAITDVVKDIGWRNYGLDQPGGSGLPSGPAVVMVHVASTNVPFTSESKDAVANVPAIEDEIELAIREAARELKSYLNRRRSLEKRRRKQDVLGQILPEMADKLAEVTDRERPNIDGALGRIMNNVVVERSVDAGTVTLAVRNHSDRTETLEVTDIVTAEPTAVSDGASVVDLDGEWFVQWSPSVSAGETATLTYEVSTETTFDIDVEGVEAEKLTVDT from the coding sequence ATGACATCGTTCCAGTCGACGCTCGGCGAGGAGGCCGGCATCGCCGAGGAGCTGGCCGAGAATCAGCGGGCCATCTCCATCGCCGAGTTCTTCGAGAAGAACAAACACATGCTCGGCTTCGACTCCGGGGCCAGGGGGCTGGTGACCGCCGTCAAGGAGGCGGTGGACAACGCCCTCGACGCCACGGAGGAGGCCGGCATCGCGCCCGACATCTACGTCGAGATCGCGGAGGCGGGCGACTACTACCGGCTCATCGTCGAGGACAACGGCCCCGGCATCACGCGGGAACAGATCCCTCGTGTGTTCGGGAAACTGCTGTACGGCTCCCGGTTTCACGCCCGCGAACAGTCCCGTGGCCAGCAGGGTATCGGTATCTCCGCGGCGGTTCTCTACTCTCAACTCACCTCCGGCAAACCCGCGAAGATCACCAGCCGAACCCGTGGCAGCGACGAGGCGCAGTATTTCGAACTCGTCGTCGACACCGACGACAACGAACCCGAAATCAGGAGCGAGCAAACCACCTCGTGGGACCGTCCCCACGGGACCCGCATCGAACTCGAGATGGAGGCGAACATGCGGGCGCGCGCTCAACTCCACGACTACATCAAGCACACGGCGGTCGTCAACCCGCACGCCCGGGTCGAACTCCGCGAACCCGGACTTGACGAACCGCTGAAGTTCGAGCGCGGCACCGACCAGCTGCCCGCCGAAACCGAGGAGATCCGCCCCCACCCCCACGGCGTCGAACTCGGCACCCTGCTGAAGATGCTCGAGGCGACGGAGTCGTACTCGGTGTCCGGGTTCCTGCAGGGGGAGTTCACCCGCGTCGGCGGCAAGACGTCGACCAAGGTCTGTGACCGGTTCCGCGACCGGCATTACGGCCGGGAGATGGCGTGGGCGACGCCGAGCGTGGCCCCTGGCACCGTGGACGATATCGACGTGGAAGACGCCCTCGTCGACGCCGTGGCCAACAAGAGCAGTGACGCGACCGACTGGTTCGCCGAGCAGGTGACCGAAACGGTCGGTGACCGCGAGCGCATCGCCCACCATGTCCTCGTGGAAATCGTCGGCAACGTCGCCGACGCGGCCGAAGACGAGTTCGACGAGACGTTCGGCGACACCGTTCGCGAGAACGCCGTCGCCGCGGCCTGGGACGAACTCACCCACCCCGACCTGTTGACGGCGTCGCTCTACGAACGCATCGACGACGCGACGAGCACGCGGAAGGACGACGCGGCGATTCAGGGCCTGGCCGAACGGGTGGCCGAGAAGTTCGCCGAGGCCGACGACCCGCGCCACCGGGCGACCCGGGACGAACTCGCCGGCTACGTCGACCGCTCGGCCGACCGCGTCGCGGAGGCGACCGAGGCCACCTTCGGCGACACCGCCCGCGAGAACGTCGTCGAGTCGCTCTGGGCGGTCATGTGGACCGTCCCCGACGACCTTCCCAAGGTGAAAGCGGCGGCCGGCGACCGCGACACCGCCTCCGAACTCCTCGAGGCGATGCGCGAGACGGACATCCTCGCGCCCCCGACCGACTCCCTCTCGCCCATCACCGCCGACCTGGTCGAGGCGGGCCTGCGCAAGGAGTTCGACGCCGACTTCTTTGCGGCAGCGACCCGCGACGCCGAGGTCCACGGTGGCGACCCCTTCATCGTGGAGGCCGGCATCGCCTACGGCGGCGACCTGCCGAGCGACGGATCGGCCCAGGTGATGCGTTTTGCCAACCGCGTCCCCCTCGTCTACCAGCGCGGGGCGTGTGCCATCACCGACGTGGTGAAAGACATCGGCTGGCGCAACTACGGCCTCGACCAACCGGGCGGAAGTGGCCTCCCCTCCGGTCCCGCCGTCGTGATGGTACACGTCGCCTCGACGAACGTCCCCTTCACCAGCGAATCGAAGGACGCGGTGGCCAACGTCCCGGCAATCGAGGACGAGATCGAACTCGCCATCCGCGAGGCCGCCCGCGAGTTGAAGTCGTATCTCAACCGGCGGCGCTCGCTGGAGAAGCGCCGGCGCAAGCAGGACGTCCTCGGACAGATCCTGCCGGAGATGGCCGACAAACTCGCCGAGGTGACGGACCGCGAGCGCCCGAACATCGACGGTGCCCTCGGACGCATCATGAACAACGTGGTCGTCGAACGGTCGGTCGATGCGGGGACGGTCACACTTGCGGTGCGGAACCATTCGGACCGCACGGAGACGCTGGAGGTGACGGACATCGTCACCGCGGAACCGACGGCCGTGAGCGACGGCGCGTCGGTCGTCGACCTCGACGGCGAATGGTTCGTGCAGTGGTCCCCGTCGGTGTCGGCGGGTGAAACGGCGACGCTCACTTACGAGGTGAGCACGGAGACGACCTTCGACATCGATGTCGAGGGCGTCGAGGCGGAGAAACTCACGGTGGATACATGA
- a CDS encoding DNA topoisomerase IV subunit A has product MSTQDERARQQLIDLAAEFYEQFERGDVPEMTLPTRTKSNIEYDEESGVWVYGDRTSTRSANSVRGARKLLKATYTIDFLVRQLEEGRSSTLRELYYLSESWDADEAGFSDQDESNQLIEDLEIVSDVTREDFHMRPEESGATLMGPLELREQTRRGEREIHCQKDVGEGGYQIPNNPDTIDFLDHDIDFILCVETGGMRDRLVENGFDTDHNALVVHLKGQPARATRRIVKRLHDELDLPVVVFTDGDPWSYRIYGSVAYGSIKSAHLSKYLATPEAQFVGIQPEDIVEYDLPTDPLADSDVNALESELDDPRFTTDYWKEQIELQLDIGKKAEQQALASRGLDFVTDEYLPERLGEMGVL; this is encoded by the coding sequence ATGAGCACACAGGACGAGCGCGCACGACAGCAGTTGATCGACCTGGCGGCGGAGTTCTACGAGCAGTTCGAACGGGGCGACGTCCCCGAGATGACGCTCCCCACCCGGACGAAAAGCAACATCGAGTACGACGAGGAAAGCGGCGTGTGGGTCTACGGCGACCGCACCTCGACCCGCTCTGCCAACTCGGTGCGGGGCGCCCGCAAACTGCTCAAGGCGACCTACACCATCGACTTCCTCGTCCGGCAACTGGAGGAGGGGCGCTCCTCGACGCTCCGAGAACTCTACTACCTCTCGGAGTCGTGGGACGCCGACGAGGCCGGCTTCTCGGATCAGGACGAGTCCAACCAGTTGATCGAGGACCTCGAAATCGTCTCCGACGTGACCCGAGAGGACTTCCACATGCGCCCCGAGGAGTCGGGCGCGACGTTGATGGGGCCCCTGGAGCTGCGCGAGCAGACCCGGCGCGGCGAGCGTGAAATCCACTGTCAGAAAGACGTCGGCGAGGGCGGCTACCAGATTCCGAACAACCCCGACACCATCGACTTTCTCGACCACGACATCGACTTCATCCTCTGTGTCGAGACCGGTGGGATGCGGGACCGCCTCGTCGAGAACGGCTTCGACACCGACCACAACGCCCTCGTCGTTCACCTCAAGGGTCAGCCCGCACGGGCAACCCGCCGCATCGTCAAGCGTCTCCACGACGAACTCGACCTGCCCGTCGTGGTCTTCACCGACGGCGACCCCTGGTCGTACCGCATCTACGGCTCCGTCGCCTACGGCTCCATCAAGAGCGCCCACCTCTCGAAATACCTCGCCACGCCCGAGGCGCAGTTCGTCGGTATCCAGCCCGAGGACATCGTGGAGTACGACCTGCCGACCGACCCGCTCGCGGATTCGGACGTGAACGCCCTCGAATCCGAACTCGACGACCCCCGGTTCACGACCGACTACTGGAAAGAGCAGATCGAACTCCAGCTCGACATCGGCAAGAAGGCCGAACAGCAGGCGCTCGCCTCCCGTGGCCTGGATTTCGTTACCGACGAGTACCTGCCCGAACGGCTGGGCGAAATGGGCGTTCTGTAG
- the ligA gene encoding ATP-dependent DNA ligase LigA, with protein sequence MDFADFADRVADIEAETADLEITTLVATLFADADDDLPVVARLLLGRVFPAWDSTTLDVGPALCHAALARAAGPNVTPDDVADRLADAGEIGAVAESLDLGGQQGLGAFGAGGRDPLTVAEVNDRLRDLAAADGSGSQDHKVDVLFDLFNRADPPATRYLARLVLSEMRIGVGEGTVRDAIAEAFDVPVDAVERALQVENDYGAVAVRARDEGVPGLTDVTLTVGRPVRAMLAQTGTAADAVDAWGTVAVETKYDGARVQVHHDPAGETRIFSRNMEDVTDALPEVVEFAETELEVPVILDGEVVAVDDDGDPLPFQEVLRRFRRKHDIERMREEVAVELRTFDCLHVGGTDLLDASLRERRERLADTLATHVSPLTLTDDVDDIADREAAALSDGHEGIMLKNPESAYTPGKRGQNWLKRKPDVETLDLVVTGAEWGEGRRANHLGTFLLSARVEDGGGSGDGGFATIGKVATGITDERLAELTDLLEPRIEGRDGTEVDIDPAVVFEVGYEEIQESPTYESGYALRFPRFVAVRDDKSPADADSLSRIDRLVE encoded by the coding sequence ATGGACTTCGCCGATTTCGCCGACCGCGTCGCCGACATCGAGGCCGAGACGGCCGACCTCGAAATCACGACGCTGGTCGCGACGCTGTTTGCCGACGCGGACGACGACCTGCCGGTCGTGGCTCGACTGCTGCTCGGGCGGGTGTTCCCCGCCTGGGACTCGACCACGCTCGACGTCGGGCCGGCGCTCTGTCACGCGGCGCTCGCGCGCGCCGCAGGGCCGAACGTCACCCCCGACGACGTGGCCGATCGCCTCGCCGATGCCGGCGAAATCGGTGCGGTCGCGGAGTCGCTCGACCTGGGCGGCCAGCAAGGACTCGGCGCGTTCGGCGCCGGGGGTCGTGACCCGCTGACCGTCGCCGAGGTGAACGACCGCCTCCGGGACCTGGCCGCCGCCGACGGATCGGGGAGCCAGGACCACAAGGTCGACGTGCTCTTCGACCTGTTCAACCGAGCCGACCCCCCGGCGACGCGGTATCTCGCGCGACTCGTCCTCTCGGAGATGCGGATCGGCGTCGGCGAGGGAACCGTCCGCGACGCCATCGCCGAGGCGTTCGACGTGCCCGTCGACGCCGTCGAACGCGCCCTGCAGGTCGAAAACGACTACGGCGCGGTCGCGGTCCGGGCCCGCGACGAGGGCGTACCGGGACTGACGGACGTGACCCTGACCGTCGGGCGGCCGGTACGGGCGATGCTCGCCCAGACGGGGACCGCCGCCGACGCCGTCGACGCCTGGGGGACCGTCGCCGTCGAGACCAAATACGACGGCGCGCGGGTGCAGGTCCACCACGACCCCGCTGGCGAGACGCGGATTTTCTCCCGGAACATGGAGGACGTGACCGACGCCCTCCCGGAAGTCGTCGAGTTCGCCGAGACCGAACTCGAGGTACCCGTCATCCTCGACGGAGAGGTGGTCGCGGTCGACGACGACGGCGACCCCCTGCCCTTCCAGGAGGTGCTGCGGCGCTTCCGGCGCAAGCACGACATCGAACGGATGCGCGAGGAAGTCGCCGTCGAACTCCGGACGTTCGACTGCCTCCACGTCGGCGGGACGGACCTGCTGGACGCCTCGCTTCGCGAGCGCCGCGAGCGGTTGGCCGACACGCTCGCGACACACGTCTCGCCGCTCACCCTCACCGACGACGTGGACGACATCGCCGACCGCGAGGCGGCGGCGCTGTCGGACGGCCACGAGGGCATCATGCTCAAGAACCCCGAGTCGGCGTACACGCCGGGCAAGCGGGGGCAGAACTGGCTGAAGCGAAAACCCGACGTGGAGACGCTCGACCTCGTCGTGACGGGCGCGGAGTGGGGCGAGGGCCGGCGGGCGAACCATCTCGGCACCTTCCTCCTGTCGGCCCGCGTCGAGGACGGGGGCGGAAGCGGAGACGGCGGGTTCGCCACCATCGGCAAGGTCGCGACGGGGATCACGGACGAACGATTGGCCGAACTGACCGACCTGCTCGAACCGCGGATCGAGGGACGGGACGGCACCGAGGTCGACATCGACCCCGCGGTGGTGTTCGAGGTCGGCTACGAAGAGATTCAGGAATCGCCCACCTACGAGTCGGGGTACGCGCTCCGGTTCCCCCGGTTCGTGGCCGTCCGTGACGACAAGTCACCCGCGGACGCCGACTCGCTGTCGCGGATCGATCGCCTCGTCGAGTGA